The Limosilactobacillus panis DNA segment AGATTCAACAGACGGAACGTGGTGATCTGATTGTCGGCATGGCTGGTGAGCGGGTTGTCAACAACTTCAAATTCTACGCGGTCTTCCAGGAAAATGAGGAATTCAGCGTCCATGCCGGATCCGAAGAACTAGGAACGATTGTTAAGCCGCCACCGGTTGGTGACAAGATTGCAATTGCCGGCCGGGTATGGGTGGTTGAAGATATTGACCGCCAACGTCACCAAGTGTACTGCCACGGTGTCAAGGGTAGGATTCCGGCATACTTCGGGGATGTCCCGGGTGACATTCACCCCAAGATCTTGGAACGGATGCGTCAGGTCCTAGCGGAAAGCCAGATGTACCCGTACCTGATGAAGAACGCCCGAGCACGACTGACCCAGGCCCGGGATACCGCTAATATTGCGGGCCTGCCGAAAAAGCAATTGATTAACCTCGGTGGCAAGATGTGGTGCCTCTTCCCGTGGACCGGGAGCTATGCCTTCCTGGCGCTGGAGCGGTTGCTGCGGATTAAGTGTGCCAAGCGGTTGAACCTGCGCGGCTTTAACTCGGCCCGACCCTACTTCATGGAATTTGCCATGGACGCCAACGACAAGGAGTTCTTCCAGGTCCTGAAGGAGGAAGCGGCAAAGGACTTTGACCCACTGGAGCTGCTGTACCCCAAGGAAGTGCCGGTCTTTGATAAGTATGACGAGTACCTACCGGATGACCTGGTGCGTAAGGAATTTGCCCAGAGTATTTTGGATATTGATGAGATGAAGCGGTGCGTGGTCCGGATGAGTGACGGACGGTATGAGAAAACAAAGAAGTGAAGTATGAGTCCCAAGGTGACTTTTGCTTCACTTTTTTAATTTTTTCCTTGCGTTTAGGCGGGGATATGCTATACTAATATTCGCTGGTGAAATGCTGACTTAGCTCAGTTGGCAGAGCACGTCATTAGTAATGATGAGGTCGGAGGTTCGAATCCTCTAGTCAGCACTATAAAGAGTCTAATAGCCTATTCTAACGGTATTTTCAGTCGTTAGAATAGGCTATTTTACGTTAAAAGACGTTATCGACTTCTCACTTTTTTCTCACGTAGTCTTTTATCGTGTTGTTTTGATCCTCGGTGAATCGCTGTATCTGTACAGCGCCAAGTACTTTAGCAATTTTGGCGTGTGAAAATATGAGAAATAAGGGTAAAATTGATTATCTACCTATTGCTTTATCTACTGGATTCTAAAAATTAAAATTTTAGCAAAGTAGGTGCTGAATAGATGTAATTTCATTTGAGATCCTGTAAAATACGTAATTATTTGATTATAAGTTGTAGATATCGAATAGACTTCATCTCTGTTTGGAAACTTTAGAGTAACGATAATAGGTGAAACTTATGAAAAGATTTAACCAATTTACTGATAAATTTAGCCGTTTCTTACAATTGCTAGCTGTTGTTGCAATGACGATACTCGGGATATATTTAATAATCGTTTTATTTTTTGAATTAGTTATTAAATATTTTAAAAGACTCTACCAGATTTATATGAACGGTGTCATACAAAAGTGCCTCGTAATTGTTAGACAAAATTCTAATAATTACGAGGCACTTTGCCACTCGTTGCGTCTCTTTTATAGCACCCAAGCAAGTTAATACCTGCAAATTAGTATCAAGATACTTTTCTTTTAATATCGATGACAATTAATCCACTGGACGACTTCTGAGTAGATATCCCATTTTCGTTGAGGCTCGTCGAAAATATTGTGCATTAAAGAAGAGTAGACATGAAGCTCTTTATCATTGGAAGCAATCATGGCGTAAACTTCTAATGAATCATGATAATCAATCAAACCGTCTTTTTGTCCTGTAAAAATAATAGTGGATCCTTAAATTCAGTTAAGTGTTCCCGGAGAAAGTAAGCTCCCTTAATTTCATTTTGCAAAATTCCGACAGTCAAGTGATGAAGATTAGCAGGATCATTTTGAATTCTATGAACTACTCGAGGGTCACTATTAAGTCCTGTGCTTAACACGTTAGGTAACTGCTTCTTGGGATCGCCTGTTAAACCTTTACTCCACGCATTTGGTGCTTTAACAATAGAAACCGGATCAGCCACTACGAATCCATCGACCGTTTGCGGGTACTTTATGCCGTATAAAAGGACTGTTTCGCCACCCATGCTATGACCAATGACAAATAAAGGGAGATTTGGATCAGCCCTTTTGGTTCTTTTAACCATTACATGTAAATTTTCATAAAGGTCAGCTAAAGAATCCATATATCCCCGGGGTCCTTCTGACTTTCCATAGCCCGGCTGGTCATAGCGAAAAACGTTGCAATCATGCTTAACAAGAAAACTAGCGAAGGGGTCATAACTTTTCGCATATGATGATAATCCATGAACGATAATCACGTCTGCTTGTGGAGCTTCAGCCAGGTTGGTGATTGTGTGCAAATGAATACCCGAAGTGGCTGATTCAACCATCCTTTCAGCTTGGTTGCCGTAAAAACTCATTGATGTACACTTCCTCTTACGTTAACGAACCGTTGCTCCAAGGACATTTTTGAAGTGTCCCATTGCCCACTTTGCCCCCAGAGTGGAGAAAGTAGCGACTGCCTTTTGGGGGATGACAATTTGATAATCACGGTTGTATGCACTAATTGCCGTGTGCAATACACAGATATCGGTACATACTCCGCAGATCCAGACTTCATTAATCCGCCGTTCCCGTAAATAATTATCCAGATTAGTGTTTTGGAAAGCAGAATAGCGGTTTTTATTAAATTTATAGACATGGGAATCAGTCTGATTTCGTTGGAACCATTGGCCAACTTTGCCATACAATTCTTGTCCCTTAGTTCCAATAATGTTGTGAGGTGGGTATAAGCGATGCTCTGGGTTGAAATGGTCATCTTTCAAGTGACCATCAGTCGGC contains these protein-coding regions:
- a CDS encoding cysteine hydrolase family protein — translated: MTKALLIIDYTNDFVADNGSLTVGKPAQALEQPIISLANQFLKNKDYVILPTDGHLKDDHFNPEHRLYPPHNIIGTKGQELYGKVGQWFQRNQTDSHVYKFNKNRYSAFQNTNLDNYLRERRINEVWICGVCTDICVLHTAISAYNRDYQIVIPQKAVATFSTLGAKWAMGHFKNVLGATVR